A stretch of the Gracilinanus agilis isolate LMUSP501 chromosome 4, AgileGrace, whole genome shotgun sequence genome encodes the following:
- the LOC123246330 gene encoding olfactory receptor 56-like, which produces MNLGNQTSKTDFFLLGLFNTSELHCFLFSLAFISFLLTLLGNGLMVFLVYVEVQLHTPMYFFLGQLSFMDMLLACTTVPKMAMNFLSGRKSISFVGCGFQMFFFLTLGGGECFLLAFMAYDRYVAITKPLRYPTIMTNHVCWLMAATSWLLGLLDGLIQGLVTLTFPFCGLRVIDHFFCEVPAVLALACADTTTFETIMYVCCVGMLLIPFLIILASYAQILVAVLQMTSAKGKKKAFSTCSSHLAVVILFYGTVISIYMVPHSYRSPGVDKTVAAFYTFFIPTLNPFIYSLRNKDVMGALGKLLGKIRLCCNETVQVV; this is translated from the coding sequence ATGAACTTGGGCAACCAAACATCTAAAACTGACTTTTTTCTTCTTGGTCTTTTTAACACCAGTGAACTTCAttgcttcctcttttctttggcttttaTTAGCTTCCTTCTTACCCTTTTGGGTAATGGCCTCATGGTCTTCCTAGTATATGTGGAAGTCCAACTCCATACCCCCATGTATTTCTTTTTGGGCCAGCTCTCTTTCATGGATATGTTGTTGGCATGTACCACAGTACCTAAGATGGCTATGAATTTTTTGTCTGGCAGGAAATCCATTTCCTTTGTGGGCTGTGGCTTCCAAATGTTCTTTTTCCTCACTCTGGGTGGTGGTGAGTGCTTTCTTCTGGCCTTCATGGCTTATGATCGCTATGTGGCTATCACCAAGCCTTTGAGATATCCTACAATCATGACAAACCATGTTTGTTGGTTAATGGCAGCTACTTCATGGCTTTTGGGTCTTTTGGATGGGTTGATCCAGGGCTTAGTGACATTAACATTTCCCTTCTGTGGTCTTCGTGTGATTGATCATTTTTTCTGTGAGGTTCCTGCTGTCCTGGCCCTGGCTTGTGCTGACACAACAACCTTTGAGACAATAATGTATGTATGCTGTGTGGGGATGCTTTTGATCCCTTTTCTCATCATCCTTGCTTCTTATGCCCAAATATTGGTGGCTGTACTCCAAATGACTTCAGCAAAAGGCAAGAAGAAAGCTTTTTCCACCTGTTCCTCCCACTTGGCAGTAGTCATACTCTTTTATGGAACAGTGATCTCTATCTACATGGTGCCCCATTCCTACCGCTCACCTGGGGTAGACAAAACTGTAGCTGCCTTCTATACATTTTTTATTCCTACTTTGAACCCTTTCATCTATAGTTtgagaaataaagatgtaatggGGGCATTGGGGAAACTTCTGGGAAAGATCAGGCTATGCTGCAATGAGACAGTTCAGGTAGTCTGA